The following proteins come from a genomic window of Micromonas commoda chromosome 2, complete sequence:
- a CDS encoding predicted protein — protein sequence MGGGEMTADELLAKAEKKMTTTLTRWKPDYESAMLYFDEAATKLKQAGRKQEAMIAWEKCAEANERTGNDWHAGKHLEQCASLARDLALHDQVVAYAERACAAYVSAGRAQRGAECLGKIARLIDEAAPDEAYDLASRACEMLEDDGKAANARDFYSLAGAIRMRQEKFADAAETMLRFGASCDAANAHASLRKAYLSAVVAQLYAGNGAEAQQLYADVGEIDAFQDSDEQRCAYSLISAYRDADADAVRSAIAASNALTFLDAPFARAARKLPRPGHDLRAVSIAMGGDGGVLAAGERFMDGIGGGGGGDSDLPDDEDLT from the exons atgggcggcggggagatgaccgcggacgagctgctggccaaggcggagaagaagatgACCACGACGCTGACGCGATGGAAGCCCGACTACGAGTCAGCCATGCTCTACTTCGACGAGGCCG CCACCAAGCTCAAGCAGGCGGGGCGCAAGCAGGAGGCCATGATCGCGTGGGAGAAGTGCGCCGAGGCCAACGAGCGCACCGGCAACGACTGGCACGCGGGCAAGCACCTCGAGCAGTGCGCGTCGCTGGCGAGAGATCTCGCGTTGCACGATCAGGTGGTGGCGTacgccgaacgcgcgtgcgcggcgtacgtgtccgccgggcgcgcgcaacgcggcgcggagtgCCTCGGCAAGATCGCCCGCctcatcgacgaggccgcccccgacgaggCCTACGACCTCGCGTCCAGGGCGTGCGAGatgctcgaggacgacggcaaGGCTGCCAACGCGCGCGATTTTTACAGCCTCGCAGGCGCCATACGCATGAGGCAGGAGAAGTTCGCGGATgccgcggagacgatgcTCCGCTTCGGCGCCtcctgcgacgccgcgaacgcgcacGCCAGCCTGCGCAAGGCGTACctcagcgccgtcgtcgcgcagctGTACGCGgggaacggcgcggaggcgcaaCAGCTGTACGCGGATGTCGGCGAGATCGACGCGTTTCAAGATTCCGACGAGCAGCGATGCGCGTACTCGTTAATAAGCGCGTAcagggacgcggacgccgacgcggtgcgatcggcgatcgcggcgtccaacgcgCTGACGTTCCTGGACGCGCCGttcgctcgagccgcgcggaAGCTGCCGCGGCCGGGTCACGACTTGCGAGCCGTCTCGATCGCGatggggggcgacggcggcgtcttggcggcgggggagcgcTTCATGGACGGgatcggaggcggcggcgggggcgataGCGACCtgccggacgacgaggacctgACGTGA
- a CDS encoding hypothetical protein (putative protein, unknown function), with product MGDYGSLPLIPTSSPEFDRLLVEEDASVDIGGGPMHARGAPDHHPSSSRAGYAPLNAPHAPLPDEGAAERIAQRVCTPRGVMIAALCAGAFYFGGASARAPAPGGWGAARVDGGNAGLAMARASSSPEVGGWEGRYAPRAARVPEGFQHRHRTRLDDDDDAPWAPGAARERHRRWTTTTTTDDDVLDPDPPRRRRSGSRSHVPRRAGSAGRRARDDEDRRGSVPPSRVRLPSGTKETRRGGGETRDKNHRLAARVDGKEDTAGGDAAGGGFDELERRIRATVFQP from the coding sequence atgggcgacTACGGGAGCCTCCCGCTGATTCCCACGTCATCGCCGGAGTTCGACAGGCTCctggtggaggaggacgcgtccgTGGACATAGGCGGCGGCCCcatgcacgcgcgcggcgcgcccgaccaccatccgtcgtcctcgcgcgccggtTACGCCCCGCTCAACGCGCCCCACGCGCCGTTgccggacgagggcgccgccgagcgcatcgcgcagCGGGTgtgcacgccgcgaggggtcATGATCGCGGCGCTCTGCGCCGGCGCCTTCTACTTCGGGGGAGCGtcggcccgcgcgcccgccccggggggttggggcgcggcgcgcgtggatgGGGGAAACGCCGGCCTCGCaatggcgcgcgcgtcgtcttcgcccgAGGTCGGGGGATGGGAGGGCAGGtacgcgccgcgagccgcgcgcgtgcccgaGGGCTTCCAGCATCGTCACCGgacgcgcctcgacgacgacgacgacgcgccgtgggccccgggcgccgcgagagaGCGTCAccggaggtggacgacgacgacgacgacggacgacgacgttttGGATCCGGATccgccccgccgtcggcgctcggggTCCAGGAGCCAcgttccgcggcgcgcgggaagcgccggacgccgcgcgagggacgacgaggaccggcgcggatccgttccgccgtcgagggttcGATTGCCGTCGGGGACGAAGGAGAcccggcgaggcgggggggAGACGCGAGACAAGAATCatcggctcgcggcgagggtggatGGAAAGGAGgacacagccggcggcgacgcagccggcggggggttcgacgagctcgagcggcgcaTCCGCGCCACCGTGTTCCAACCGTGA
- a CDS encoding predicted protein, which translates to MSLPGGWARAVDPSTNLPYYHNVARGITSWDPPGSPPGSAELVSAIARARVMAEFEAARGRGGRPGLDSGAGRLRRRGGTPLGTPSAPRDRDADVHPRGGAHPNAGESRVEPAKGREWGGDGDDAGDAKRAKRGADERPPAPVEPQPGGGGSLGGDGEAAAVGMDGTGNRELGGVASK; encoded by the coding sequence ATGTCCCTCCCCGGCGGgtgggcgcgcgccgtcgatccgAGCACCAACCTCCCGTACTACCACAacgtcgcgcggggcatCACGAGCTGGGACCCGCCCGGGTCCCCGCCGGGcagcgccgagctcgtcagCGCCATCGCCAGGGCGAGGGTGATGGCGGagttcgaggcggcgcgcggacgcggaggtcgGCCTGGGCTCGATTCCGGCGCGGGACGacttcggcgacgcggtggcacccccctcggcaccccctcggcaccccgcgaccgcgacgcggacgtccatccccgcggcggagcgcacCCGAACGCGGGCGAATcacgcgtcgagcccgccAAGGGAAGAGAAtggggaggcgacggcgacgacgccggcgacgcgaagcgcgccaagcgcggcgccgacgagcgtcccccggcgcccgtcgagccccaacccggcggcggcggctccctcgggggcgacggcgaagccgcggcggtcgggatGGACGGGACGGGGAATCGGGagctcgggggcgtcgcgagcaaATGA